A stretch of the candidate division KSB1 bacterium genome encodes the following:
- a CDS encoding RNA-binding S4 domain-containing protein, translating to MDKWLKIARLFKTRSRSVEACSGRHVKVNGKTAKPSQMIKVGDTISIQFPSRNRTFDVEKLAERSIPAVEARELYIEHLPKITEDSAEKLALFMKLDTKRRRERKGKGRPTKLERRQLEKMKGK from the coding sequence TTGGATAAATGGCTGAAAATTGCCAGGTTATTCAAGACCCGGTCACGGTCTGTGGAAGCTTGCAGTGGTCGGCATGTTAAGGTAAACGGAAAAACAGCCAAACCATCACAGATGATAAAAGTAGGGGATACCATATCCATTCAATTTCCCAGTCGGAATAGAACATTTGATGTTGAGAAGCTCGCCGAGCGTTCCATTCCTGCTGTTGAAGCCCGGGAATTATACATTGAGCACTTACCAAAAATCACCGAAGATTCTGCCGAAAAGTTGGCATTGTTCATGAAATTAGATACAAAAAGACGGCGGGAAAGAAAGGGCAAGGGCAGACCTACCAAACTGGAAAGAAGGCAGCTGGAGAAAATGAAGGGGAAATAA